Proteins found in one Terriglobales bacterium genomic segment:
- a CDS encoding alkaline phosphatase family protein: MRKRVLRAFVLPLLLLILALLANGCRGLQAGGDTGGGGNGGGGGNLGTTQSKVKRVVVVVMQNRSFDHLFGKYTPTGGQTIDGIRPGVPGYTQSDGSTPFELTDPTLSDLPHGRQDYLDAWNHGAMDRFAVVEGHNSMGYYTDATAGVGALWNLADNYALNDNYFSSVMSNAPSNQLYLVAASDNDFPFSVQPAFGPCNLPDPASQPYNYRNLGDQLRDANISWGWFQANYGDCGNGYVPVQNPFQYFTSTHDAPQLQNISNFFSQLNSGNLPAISFVQANDRNSGHPGSGPIGDSLNWLNDFVSQVKASPAWDSIAIVVIWDEGGGYWDHVPPPQVDSQGLGIRVPLLVISPFAKAGYVSHVRMNHVSVLKFIQWNWSLPSLNARNSQGNDIRDMFQF; encoded by the coding sequence TCTGCGGGCGTTCGTGCTGCCTTTGTTGCTGCTCATCCTGGCCCTTCTGGCGAACGGCTGCCGCGGCCTGCAGGCCGGCGGCGACACCGGCGGCGGCGGCAACGGCGGGGGCGGCGGCAACCTGGGCACCACTCAGTCCAAGGTGAAGCGCGTCGTCGTCGTGGTCATGCAGAACCGCTCCTTCGACCACCTCTTCGGCAAGTACACGCCCACCGGCGGCCAGACCATCGACGGCATCCGCCCCGGCGTCCCGGGCTACACCCAGTCCGACGGCAGCACGCCCTTCGAGCTCACCGACCCCACGCTCTCCGACCTCCCCCACGGCCGCCAGGACTACCTCGACGCCTGGAACCACGGCGCCATGGACCGCTTTGCCGTGGTCGAGGGACACAACTCGATGGGCTACTACACCGACGCGACCGCCGGCGTCGGCGCGCTCTGGAACCTGGCCGACAACTACGCGCTCAACGACAATTATTTCTCGTCGGTGATGTCGAACGCGCCCTCGAACCAGCTCTACCTCGTCGCCGCCTCCGACAACGATTTCCCGTTCAGCGTGCAGCCCGCGTTCGGGCCCTGCAACCTGCCCGACCCGGCCTCCCAGCCCTACAACTACCGCAACCTCGGCGATCAGCTCCGCGACGCCAACATCAGCTGGGGATGGTTCCAGGCCAACTACGGCGACTGCGGCAACGGCTACGTCCCGGTCCAGAATCCCTTCCAGTACTTCACCTCCACCCACGACGCGCCGCAGCTCCAGAACATCTCGAATTTCTTCTCGCAGTTGAACAGCGGGAACCTGCCGGCCATCTCGTTCGTGCAGGCCAACGATCGCAACAGCGGCCACCCCGGTTCCGGCCCCATCGGCGACTCGCTCAACTGGCTGAATGACTTCGTCAGCCAGGTGAAGGCTTCTCCCGCCTGGGATTCCATCGCCATCGTCGTGATCTGGGATGAAGGCGGCGGCTACTGGGACCACGTCCCGCCGCCGCAGGTCGATTCACAGGGGCTCGGCATCCGCGTCCCGCTGCTGGTCATCTCGCCCTTCGCCAAGGCCGGCTACGTCTCGCACGTCCGCATGAACCACGTCTCCGTCCTGAAGTTCATCCAGTGGAACTGGTCGCTCCCCTCGCTCAACGCCCGCAACTCGCAGGGCAACGACATCCGCGACATGTTCCAGTTCTGA